Part of the Arcobacter sp. F155 genome, TTATAATAATATACTCTTCAAAATAAATTTTACTAAAGCAAAGTTTCTATAGAATTAGAATACAAATTACACGATGGTAACCACGGGGAGTAATATGGAAACAAACTTAATTGCGGAAGCAGTAAAGTTTATGGCATTAGGTATGGGAATAGTGTTTATATTCCTAATAGTAATGATCTATGCTTTAAAACTGCAAGCAAAAATAATAGGGAAGTATTTTC contains:
- a CDS encoding OadG family protein — encoded protein: METNLIAEAVKFMALGMGIVFIFLIVMIYALKLQAKIIGKYF